Proteins from one Streptomyces sp. NBC_00289 genomic window:
- a CDS encoding PQQ-binding-like beta-propeller repeat protein, giving the protein MTQPPPPPPNEPPQQGGFGPPQDQPPQPQGGFGPPQAPPPQPPQTPPPPAPPGGQPPQAPPGYGYPQPPAPAGYGYPQQPQPPQAPGYGYPGQQPNPYGQQNPYGQQQPPPGYGYPQPTMPLYPQPGQAAGGGRKFNAQLAIIVAAVAAIALIIGGGVWYASSSGDDGKKDDTAHSTGGTDGKDDTGGKGDTGGGTGGTTSAKPVEKVPANPASELLFKIPAPEVAKSSTISVAGSWLTDKVYAKSGVAKITGYDPAKGTELWTIKLPGPVCQGSNHMTDDHRTAITYQPAMPTKAQPSHGCTQVAAIDLDAGKKLWTKTVNSGDQPISLSNVTVSANTVAVGSTSGGGAFDIDSGKVLWAPKSSDTCYDSGYGGGPKLVAVRKCGPYDDRELHIQTIDPASGKVLSDYEMAAGIEYASVVSTDPLVVAADVGEAAKDGSGISDFFSIDNKTGKLRIRVPAPSDKYAATCDGITKVEECHQVVVGNDRLYLATEEHDGGGDFSQTNEIVAFDLATGKLTGQRADAGEDYTISPLRMDGTNLIAYKRPPYDKGGQVVSIDGGSFKATKLMENPSTESVRSAESRMTPDYSEILYAQGRLYMSDVFASALTGSGDKEYLAIVFGAS; this is encoded by the coding sequence ATGACCCAGCCGCCGCCTCCGCCGCCCAACGAGCCCCCGCAGCAGGGCGGGTTCGGCCCGCCGCAGGACCAGCCGCCGCAGCCGCAGGGCGGTTTCGGCCCACCCCAGGCCCCGCCGCCCCAGCCCCCGCAGACGCCCCCGCCGCCCGCCCCGCCGGGCGGACAGCCTCCGCAGGCGCCCCCCGGCTACGGCTATCCGCAGCCGCCGGCGCCCGCCGGCTACGGCTACCCGCAGCAGCCCCAGCCCCCGCAGGCCCCCGGCTACGGCTACCCCGGCCAGCAGCCGAACCCGTACGGCCAGCAGAATCCGTACGGCCAGCAGCAGCCGCCGCCCGGTTACGGCTATCCGCAGCCGACGATGCCGCTGTACCCGCAGCCGGGTCAGGCGGCCGGTGGCGGGCGGAAGTTCAACGCGCAGCTGGCGATCATCGTGGCGGCCGTCGCCGCGATCGCACTGATCATCGGCGGCGGTGTCTGGTACGCGTCCTCGTCCGGTGACGACGGCAAGAAGGACGACACCGCGCACTCCACCGGCGGCACGGACGGCAAGGACGACACCGGCGGCAAGGGCGACACCGGTGGCGGCACCGGCGGCACCACCTCCGCCAAGCCCGTGGAGAAGGTCCCCGCGAACCCCGCCTCCGAGCTCCTCTTCAAGATCCCGGCACCCGAGGTCGCCAAGAGCTCCACCATCTCGGTCGCCGGCTCCTGGCTCACCGACAAGGTGTACGCCAAGAGCGGCGTCGCGAAGATCACCGGCTACGACCCCGCCAAGGGCACCGAGCTGTGGACGATCAAGCTGCCCGGCCCGGTCTGCCAGGGCAGCAACCACATGACCGACGACCACCGGACGGCCATCACCTACCAGCCCGCCATGCCGACCAAGGCGCAGCCCTCGCACGGCTGCACCCAGGTCGCGGCGATCGACCTCGACGCGGGCAAGAAGCTGTGGACCAAGACCGTCAACTCCGGTGACCAGCCGATCAGCCTCAGCAACGTCACCGTCAGCGCGAACACGGTCGCCGTGGGCAGCACCAGCGGAGGCGGCGCCTTCGACATCGACTCCGGCAAGGTGCTGTGGGCCCCGAAGTCGTCGGACACCTGCTACGACTCCGGCTACGGCGGCGGACCGAAGCTGGTCGCGGTGCGCAAGTGCGGCCCCTACGACGACCGCGAGCTGCACATCCAGACCATCGACCCGGCGTCCGGGAAGGTGCTCTCCGACTACGAGATGGCGGCCGGCATCGAGTACGCCAGCGTGGTGTCGACCGACCCGCTGGTCGTGGCGGCCGACGTCGGTGAGGCGGCGAAGGACGGCAGCGGCATCTCCGACTTCTTCTCCATCGACAACAAGACCGGCAAGCTCCGCATCCGCGTCCCGGCACCCAGCGACAAGTACGCGGCCACCTGTGACGGCATCACCAAGGTCGAGGAGTGCCACCAGGTCGTGGTCGGCAACGACCGGCTCTACCTGGCGACCGAGGAGCACGACGGCGGCGGCGACTTCAGCCAGACCAACGAGATCGTCGCCTTCGACCTGGCCACCGGCAAGCTGACCGGGCAGCGCGCCGACGCGGGCGAGGACTACACGATCTCCCCGCTGCGCATGGACGGCACCAACCTCATCGCCTACAAGCGCCCGCCCTACGACAAGGGCGGCCAGGTCGTGAGCATCGACGGCGGGTCCTTCAAGGCGACCAAGCTGATGGAGAACCCGTCGACCGAGTCGGTGCGCTCCGCGGAGTCGCGGATGACCCCGGACTACTCCGAGATCCTCTACGCGCAGGGCCGTCTCTACATGTCGGACGTGTTTGCGAGCGCCCTGACCGGTAGCGGGGACAAGGAGTACCTGGCGATCGTCTTCGGGGCGAGCTGA
- a CDS encoding sodium:solute symporter family protein — translation MPTPTHPATSLAAELRLPTNGLDYTILGIYFVVVLGIGFAARRSVKTSLDFFLSGRSLPAWITGLAFISANLAATEILGMAANSAQYGAYTVHWYWIGAIPAMVFLGLVMMPFYYGSKVRSVPEMLLLRFDKGAHLLSSVLFAFAAILIAGVNLYALAIVVEALLGWPQWVAIVVAGFFVLAYITLGGLSSAIYNEVLQFFVILAALIPLVVLSLKRVGGWDGLSDALTKTHGDNFVTAWGGTGIGSANPLGANWLTIVLGLGFVLSFGYWTTNFAEVQRALSAKNLSAAQRTPLIAAYPKIFIVFLVMIPGLVAAVLVPKIGTSGSDLQYNDAIPYLMAQLLPNGVLGIAVTGLLAAFMAGMAANISSFNTVFTTDIWAKYVVRGREDAYYVRFGRLITIVGVMASIGTAFLASSFSNIMSYLQTLFSFFNVPMFVVFIVGMFWKRASKKSGFWGLLAGTTAAMVNYFVLYKQDVIGIPTDQGANFVSAIAGFVAGAVVMVVVSLFTAPKPAEELEGLVYGTTSPGMAEPPAAGDDAWYRRPALLGWGAVILAAACYIPFSF, via the coding sequence ATGCCAACCCCCACCCATCCGGCCACCTCACTGGCAGCCGAGCTCCGGCTCCCCACCAACGGGCTCGACTACACGATCCTCGGCATCTACTTCGTCGTCGTCCTGGGCATCGGCTTCGCCGCCCGCCGCTCCGTGAAGACCAGCCTCGACTTCTTCCTCTCCGGGCGCTCCCTGCCCGCCTGGATCACCGGCCTGGCCTTCATCTCGGCCAACCTGGCCGCCACCGAGATCCTCGGGATGGCCGCCAACAGTGCCCAGTACGGCGCCTACACCGTGCACTGGTACTGGATCGGCGCCATCCCCGCCATGGTCTTCCTCGGCCTGGTGATGATGCCCTTCTACTACGGCTCCAAGGTCCGCTCCGTCCCGGAGATGCTGCTGCTGCGCTTCGACAAGGGGGCGCACCTGCTGAGCTCGGTCCTGTTCGCCTTCGCCGCCATCCTGATCGCGGGCGTGAACCTGTACGCCCTCGCGATCGTGGTCGAGGCACTGCTGGGCTGGCCGCAGTGGGTGGCCATCGTGGTGGCCGGCTTCTTCGTCCTCGCGTACATCACCCTCGGCGGCCTGTCCTCGGCGATCTACAACGAGGTGCTGCAGTTCTTCGTCATCCTCGCCGCGCTGATCCCGCTGGTCGTGCTCAGCCTGAAGAGGGTCGGCGGCTGGGACGGCCTGAGCGACGCCCTCACCAAGACCCACGGCGACAACTTCGTCACCGCGTGGGGCGGCACCGGCATCGGCAGCGCCAACCCGCTCGGCGCGAACTGGCTGACCATCGTCCTGGGGCTCGGCTTCGTGCTGTCCTTCGGCTACTGGACGACCAACTTCGCCGAGGTGCAGCGCGCCCTGTCCGCGAAGAACCTGTCCGCGGCCCAGCGCACCCCGCTGATCGCCGCGTACCCGAAGATCTTCATCGTGTTCCTGGTGATGATCCCGGGCCTGGTCGCCGCCGTCCTCGTGCCGAAGATCGGTACGTCCGGTTCGGACCTCCAGTACAACGACGCCATCCCGTACCTCATGGCGCAGCTGCTGCCCAACGGTGTGCTCGGCATCGCGGTGACCGGGCTGCTCGCCGCGTTCATGGCGGGCATGGCGGCCAACATCTCCTCCTTCAACACCGTGTTCACCACCGACATCTGGGCGAAGTACGTGGTGCGGGGCCGCGAGGACGCGTACTACGTGCGCTTCGGGCGGCTCATCACCATCGTCGGCGTCATGGCCTCGATCGGCACGGCGTTCCTGGCGTCCTCGTTCTCGAACATCATGAGCTACCTGCAGACGCTGTTCTCCTTCTTCAACGTGCCGATGTTCGTCGTCTTCATCGTCGGCATGTTCTGGAAGCGCGCGTCGAAGAAGTCCGGCTTCTGGGGACTGCTGGCCGGCACCACCGCCGCGATGGTCAACTACTTCGTCCTCTACAAGCAGGACGTCATCGGCATCCCCACCGACCAGGGCGCCAACTTCGTCTCCGCGATCGCCGGGTTCGTGGCCGGTGCGGTGGTCATGGTCGTCGTGTCGCTGTTCACCGCGCCCAAGCCGGCGGAGGAGCTCGAGGGCCTGGTGTACGGCACCACCTCACCCGGCATGGCCGAGCCGCCCGCCGCCGGGGACGACGCCTGGTACCGCCGGCCGGCCCTGCTGGGCTGGGGCGCGGTGATCCTGGCGGCCGCCTGCTACATCCCGTTCTCGTTCTGA
- a CDS encoding LuxR C-terminal-related transcriptional regulator has protein sequence MGVRLMVVDDHRLLAEALASALKLRGHRVLAAAAPAAGAAELVISRSPEVCLLGTATPAEPGMFDPVVRIKRERPQVAVLVLGPVPNPRGIAAAFAAGASGYVRHDERIEGVERAIMKARAGEAAVAPQLLQGAFSELLNPVAQPDDEGQRLLQMLTPREVEVLVRVADGEDTRLIAAGMGIAPSTARTHVQRVLMKLGVGSRLEAAALAARTGLLDRAGPVPHAPPEAGVLPEP, from the coding sequence ATGGGAGTGCGGCTCATGGTGGTCGACGACCACCGGCTGCTGGCCGAGGCGCTGGCCTCGGCGTTGAAACTGCGCGGGCACCGGGTGCTCGCCGCCGCGGCGCCGGCCGCGGGTGCGGCGGAACTGGTGATCAGCCGGTCACCGGAGGTGTGCCTGCTGGGGACGGCGACACCGGCCGAACCGGGCATGTTCGACCCGGTGGTGCGGATCAAGCGGGAACGGCCGCAGGTCGCGGTCCTGGTCCTGGGCCCGGTGCCGAACCCGCGGGGCATCGCGGCGGCCTTCGCCGCGGGAGCCTCCGGCTACGTACGGCACGACGAGCGCATCGAGGGGGTCGAGCGCGCGATCATGAAGGCCCGGGCGGGTGAGGCGGCCGTGGCTCCGCAGTTGCTCCAGGGCGCCTTCAGTGAACTGCTCAACCCGGTGGCCCAGCCCGACGACGAGGGACAGCGCCTGCTGCAGATGCTCACCCCCCGCGAGGTGGAGGTCCTGGTCCGGGTCGCCGACGGCGAGGACACCCGGCTGATCGCGGCCGGTATGGGCATCGCCCCGTCGACCGCCCGCACCCACGTCCAGCGGGTCCTGATGAAGCTGGGCGTGGGCTCTCGTCTGGAGGCGGCGGCGCTGGCCGCGCGGACGGGTCTGCTGGACCGGGCGGGCCCGGTGCCGCACGCTCCACCGGAGGCGGGCGTGCTGCCGGAGCCGTAG
- a CDS encoding PQQ-binding-like beta-propeller repeat protein → MTQPPDQPARPGGFGPPQDQPPSGGGFGPPPPQGPPPPQGPPPQAPPPPPQSPPQAPPPGAPQPGYGYPQQQPGYGPPQQPGPYAQPGPYGAPGTPGATGPYGHPQQPGPYGQQPGYGYPPQPQFPGAPGTPPPGSGSRGPFKGRPAVLIGAAVAALLVVGATVWAVNGDGGGEDKKPVAQKSDDAKASASTDPADPGDGSGDGGADPENLNEGRKAGEAKVLWYKEAPDAPGSGADAPGMWVTDKTAVKAAYKQLFAYDVGSGTPTWDPITFPQKICAVTPRQTADDTVVVAYMSGTSDRAKCNQLQQIDLNTGKKGWTTEVADGALFDSAISVELTVSGNTLMVGRSQSGTAYDVGTGKKLFDKKKYGDACFPTAFAGGSRLISVASCDASGANEHDEMQELDPRTGKARWTRKFDKGWRVARAYSVDPLVIYSTNEDKKAWNISTFTDTGSFRSQVGFDEEFAPECGWAILERDLTGCQGVAADANTLYLPTEESSGANEVVAVNLATGKEKWRVKSPADESMLPVRVEGGRLIAYVEPSYDAGGQVVSIPTTGGSHTPTKLLQNPQGTADIENGFFSKAFDWVDGRFYLSTTRLTGNDEAKEKLMLAFGK, encoded by the coding sequence ATGACTCAGCCGCCCGACCAGCCTGCCCGGCCCGGCGGTTTCGGCCCGCCGCAGGACCAGCCGCCGTCCGGTGGCGGGTTCGGCCCGCCACCACCACAGGGCCCGCCACCACCACAGGGCCCGCCGCCGCAGGCACCGCCACCACCTCCGCAGAGCCCGCCGCAGGCCCCGCCGCCCGGCGCCCCGCAGCCCGGCTACGGCTATCCGCAGCAGCAGCCCGGCTACGGTCCGCCCCAACAGCCGGGCCCCTACGCCCAGCCCGGCCCGTACGGCGCACCCGGCACCCCCGGTGCCACCGGCCCGTACGGCCATCCCCAGCAGCCGGGACCGTACGGGCAGCAGCCCGGCTACGGCTACCCGCCGCAGCCGCAGTTCCCCGGCGCGCCCGGCACCCCGCCTCCGGGCTCCGGCTCCCGCGGCCCCTTCAAGGGCAGGCCGGCGGTCCTCATCGGGGCGGCGGTGGCGGCGCTGCTCGTCGTCGGCGCGACCGTGTGGGCGGTGAACGGCGACGGCGGCGGCGAGGACAAGAAGCCGGTCGCCCAGAAGAGCGACGACGCCAAGGCCTCCGCCTCCACCGACCCCGCCGACCCCGGTGACGGCAGCGGTGACGGCGGCGCGGACCCGGAGAACCTCAACGAGGGCCGCAAGGCCGGCGAGGCCAAGGTGCTCTGGTACAAGGAGGCGCCCGACGCGCCCGGTTCCGGCGCCGACGCCCCCGGCATGTGGGTCACCGACAAGACCGCAGTGAAGGCGGCGTACAAGCAGCTCTTCGCCTACGACGTCGGCAGCGGCACCCCGACGTGGGACCCGATCACCTTCCCGCAGAAGATCTGCGCGGTCACCCCGCGGCAGACCGCCGACGACACCGTCGTCGTGGCCTACATGAGCGGCACCAGCGACCGCGCCAAGTGCAACCAGCTCCAGCAGATCGACCTGAACACGGGCAAGAAGGGCTGGACCACCGAGGTCGCGGACGGCGCGCTGTTCGACAGCGCGATCAGCGTCGAGCTGACGGTCAGCGGCAACACGCTGATGGTGGGCCGCTCGCAGTCCGGGACGGCGTACGACGTCGGGACCGGCAAGAAGCTGTTCGACAAGAAGAAGTACGGCGACGCCTGCTTCCCGACCGCCTTCGCGGGCGGCAGCCGGCTGATCTCCGTCGCGTCCTGCGACGCCTCGGGGGCGAACGAACACGACGAGATGCAGGAGCTCGACCCCAGGACCGGCAAGGCCAGATGGACGCGGAAGTTCGACAAGGGCTGGCGGGTCGCCCGCGCCTACTCCGTCGACCCGCTCGTCATCTACAGCACCAACGAGGACAAGAAGGCGTGGAACATCTCCACGTTCACCGACACCGGTTCGTTCCGCTCCCAGGTCGGCTTCGACGAGGAGTTCGCCCCCGAGTGCGGCTGGGCGATCCTCGAGCGTGACCTGACGGGCTGCCAGGGCGTGGCCGCCGACGCGAACACCCTCTACCTGCCGACCGAGGAGAGCAGCGGCGCCAACGAGGTCGTCGCCGTCAACCTCGCCACCGGCAAGGAGAAGTGGCGCGTCAAGTCCCCGGCCGACGAGTCGATGCTGCCGGTGAGGGTGGAGGGCGGCAGGCTCATCGCCTATGTGGAGCCGTCGTACGACGCGGGCGGCCAGGTCGTGTCGATCCCGACGACCGGCGGCAGCCACACCCCGACGAAGCTGCTGCAGAACCCGCAGGGCACCGCCGACATCGAGAACGGCTTCTTCTCGAAGGCGTTCGACTGGGTCGACGGGCGGTTCTACCTCTCGACCACCCGGCTGACCGGCAATGACGAAGCGAAGGAGAAGTTGATGCTCGCCTTCGGCAAGTGA